From Fusarium fujikuroi IMI 58289 draft genome, chromosome FFUJ_chr07, a single genomic window includes:
- a CDS encoding related to cercosporin resistance protein — MDECLISQDQDRQDVAQKTRACTNCARLKMKCQWPSSGSGRVEKTCSRCLRMKLDCQVPEITQRRKRGKSTRVAQLEKKIDGIVSLLSANQRKGLSPLTPESPQEVQSHAPCQPYAKENPFTTNHDMINQIPDDSVRFSTDVELFPGFRVSQQEASERLDVYRRDYVPHFPFVPVPSSMCASELYVESRVMFWTILAVVSPLNDKAQMEFKAWFRRYLAEHLVVRQEKSNDILQAMLIYLAWNDFHFYGELQVTNIIQMAIGLVIDLRLDKHAGQFLGGPKTLLGDAWTSMSKHPLKMKVHQTAAEKRAVLGVYHITNLLSPYFRKSTIFHWSTHLASCCENLAEAREFESDIYLVSLVRMQHLADRGFSVIPSTDPFDPTPPTFHAVTAMALDTVHRELENYFKVQPEIVKQIPGFRAHYNSILVRLFEPILTMKPSSLVSSDTSLTEPFLRTEYLWKCLEAIQNTLENHVTLPPEKISILPVTVSCVLAFVTVTASRLIMAENSTDWDVKAARRRLQFQDILQRLSDQFAQADEEAQRLNRRRRVMEDGSSVFLKSSFKVRWIRQWYLSKIPEDEQLLLVPQPQTTVENLSVLQSNPDWAANLQFDDEFWAELLNGFDMEAFDKSLTTVAAQ; from the exons ATGGATGAATGCCTCATCAGTCAGGATCAGGATCGCCAGGATGTGGCGCAAAAGACGAGGGCTTGTACGAATTGCgcgaggttgaagatgaagtgtCAGTGGCCTAGTTCCGGTTCTGGTCGTGTAGAAAAGACGTGTTCAAG AtgtttgaggatgaagcttgATTGTCAGGTACCGGAGATCACACAGCGACGAAAACGCGGCAAGTCAAC ACGAGTCGCTCAAttagagaagaagatcgacgGCAtcgtctctctcctctccgcAAACCAGCGCAAAGGCCTCTCCCCGCTAACACCAGAAAGTCCCCAAGAAGTCCAATCTCACGCTCCATGTCAACCTTATGCCAAAGAAAACCCCTTCACTACAAATCACGACATGATCAACCAAATCCCCGACGACAGCGTCCGCTTCAGCACGGATGTTGAACTATTTCCTGGCTTCCGCGTCTCGCAGCAAGAAGCATCTGAGCGTCTTGATGTATACCGCAGAGACTACGTGCCGCATTTTCCTTTCGTTCCTGTACCGAGCTCCATGTGTGCTTCGGAACTGTATGTTGAGTCGAGAGTCATGTTCTGGACGATATTAGCGGTTGTTTCGCCGCTGAATGATAAAGCGCAGATGGAGTTTAAGGCGTGGTTTAGGAGATATCTTGCTGAGCATCTTGTTGTGAGGCAGGAGAAGTCTAATGACATATTACAAGCGATGCTGATCTATCTAGCATG GAACGACTTTCACTTTTATGGAGAGCTTCAAGTCACAAACATTATACAAATGGCTATTGGTCTAGTCATTGATCTACGGCTCGACAAGCACGCTGGACAGTTTCTGGGAGGACCAAAGACGCTGCTTGGCGATGCATGGACCTCAATGAGCAAACACCcgctcaagatgaaggtCCATCAGACGGCAGCCGAAAAACGTGCAGTTCTAGGTGTATACCACATCACAAATCT ACTGAGCCCGTACTTCAGAAAGAGCACCATCTTCCACTGGAGCACACACCTCGCTTCCTGCTGCGAAAACCTCGCCGAAGCACGAGAGTTTGAGTCAGATATATATCTTGTCTCTCTTGTTCGGATGCAGCACTTGGCCGATCGAGGATTCAGCGTCATACCATCCACCGATCCATTTGATCCAACACCCCCTACATTTCACGCCGTAACCGCCATGGCTCTCGACACCGTCCATCGCGAACTGGAGAACTACTTTAAAGTACAGCCCGAAATCGTGAAGCAGATAC CTGGCTTCAGAGCCCACTACAACTCCATCCTCGTCCGACTCTTCGAGCCAATCCTCACCATGAAACCCTCAAGTCTCGTATCCTCCGACACATCCCTCACCGAACCCTTTCTCCGCACCGAATATCTCTGGAAGTGCCTCGAAGCCATCCAAAACACCCTCGAAAACCACGTCACACTGCCCCCCGAAAAGATCTCCATCCTCCCTGTGACAGTATCATGCGTCCTCGCCTTCGTAACAGTCACAGCCTCACGCTTGATCATGGCCGAGAACTCTACAGACTGGGATGTAAAAGCCGCTCGTCGACGCCTTCAATTCCAGGATATTCTCCAGCGATTGAGCGATCAGTTTGCGCAGGCTGATGAAGAGGCGCAAAGGCTGAATCGGAGACGTAGGGTCATGGAGGATGGGAGCAGTGTGTTTCTAAAGTCGTCTTTCAAGGTCAGATGGATTCGACAGTGGTATTTGTCAAAAATTCCAGAGGACGAACAGCTATTGTTGGTGCCGCAGCCGCAGACTACGGTGGAGAACTTGAGTGTGTTGCAGAGCAATCCAGACTGGGCGGCCAATCTTCAATTTGACGATGAGTTTTGGGCGGAATTGTTGAACGGGTTTGACATGGAGGCTTTTGATAAGTCTCTTACTACTGTTGCAGCTCAATAG
- a CDS encoding related to acetylxylan esterase — MHFFQNLSLLLLPAAALAGVIHYEVRKGFTNPKAGPHSKKITDIHTQEENDFLSFKGTPPGKAVQGGVKLRILSVGDSITVGFGKGTDGNGYRKRLGRNLSSKMAPSSSWNLTDIVSGNEVVWAGTEKTTGDMKDGHFAAWSGKTVQYINDHIDPSLEQRPNLILIHAGTNDMNSNRHISTDGNLPQDTTNRLRSLVEKMMSKCPDATIIIGMITNVCDNEWYHFQREGIKIYRQHMAELAAELRANGSHVLAADFGSFDDTLLSDCVHPTQKGYEILGHWWYDYIHQIPEGWIKDPVGPDPVRD; from the exons ATGCATTTCTTCCAGAATCTTTCCCTTCTGCTCCTCCCAGCCGCAGCTCTGGCTGGAGTTATCCATTATGAAGTCAGGAAAGGCTTCACAAATCCTAAAGCAGGGCCACATTCAAAGAAGATTACAGATATTCACACTCAGGAAGAGAATGATTTCTTGAGTTTCAAAGGCACGCCACCTGGCAAAGCTGTTCAAGGCGGTGTCAAGCTTCGGATCCTTTCTGTTGGTGATTCTATCACTGTTGGTTTTGGAAAAGGAACGGATGGAAATGGATACCGCAAGAGACTAGGAAGGAATCTCAGTAGTAAGATggcaccatcttcttcgtgGAATTTGACTGACATTGTTTCAGGAAATGAGGTCGTTTGGGCTGGCACTGAAAAGACAACGGGAGATATGAAAGATGGCCACTTT GCAGCCTGGTCCGGAAAAACAGTCCAGTACATCAACGACCACATCGATCCATCCCTCGAACAACGTCCCAACCTCATCCTTATCCACGCCGGAACAAACGACATGAACAGTAATCGTCACATTTCTACAGACGGAAACCTTCCTCAAGACACCACCAACCGCCTAAGATCATTGGTCGAAAAGATGATGTCCAAATGTCCTGACGCTACTATTATCATCGGCATGATCACCAATGTTTGCGACAACGAATGGTATCATTTTCAGAGAGAGGGGATCAAGATTTATCGTCAGCATATGGCTGAATTGGCAGCTGAGCTCAGAGCGAATGGGTCTCATGTACTTGCTGCTGATTTTGGGTCTTTTGATGATACGCTTTTGAGTGATTGCGTTCATCCGACGCAAAAGGGGTATGAGATTCTAGGGCACTGGTGGTATGATTATATTCATCAGATTCCTGAGGGTTGGATCAAGGATCCTGTAGGACCTGACCCTGTTCGGGATTAG